A genomic region of Methylobacterium durans contains the following coding sequences:
- a CDS encoding IS481 family transposase, whose protein sequence is MGQVQHGSATTTAAVRRAIQHSQASLRALAARYGVNPKTVAKWKKRSSVADRKTGPTEHRSTVLTAENEAVIVAFRRHTLLPLDDCLYALQPTIPHLTRSSLHRCLQRHGISRLPEVDGDKPLRAKFKRYPLGYFHIDIAEVHTKEGRLYLLVAIDRTSKFAFAELHEKATRRVAGNFLRALAAAVPYKIHTVLTDNGTHFTEPSGNTWTPEEIRAMRAEKVLFRCHSFEGACADLNIEHRLTKPRHPWTNGQVERMNRTIKDATVKRFYYDSHSQLRQHLADFVAAYNFARRLKTLRGLTPYEAICKAWTEEPSRFTQNPHHQIPGPNI, encoded by the coding sequence ATGGGCCAGGTTCAGCACGGGAGCGCCACGACGACAGCGGCAGTCCGTCGAGCGATACAGCATAGTCAAGCGAGCCTGAGGGCGTTGGCGGCCCGTTACGGCGTCAACCCGAAGACCGTCGCGAAGTGGAAGAAGCGGTCCTCGGTGGCTGACCGGAAGACGGGGCCAACGGAACACCGGTCTACGGTGCTGACGGCCGAGAACGAGGCGGTGATCGTCGCCTTTCGCCGGCACACCCTGCTGCCACTCGACGACTGCCTCTACGCCCTGCAGCCGACGATCCCGCACCTTACACGCTCAAGCCTGCACCGGTGCCTGCAGCGCCATGGCATCTCGCGGCTCCCCGAAGTGGATGGCGACAAGCCGCTACGTGCAAAATTCAAGCGCTACCCGCTCGGCTACTTCCACATCGATATCGCCGAGGTGCACACCAAAGAAGGCCGACTCTACCTGCTTGTGGCGATCGACCGGACCTCCAAGTTCGCCTTCGCCGAGTTGCACGAGAAGGCCACGCGCCGGGTCGCCGGCAACTTCCTGCGGGCCCTTGCTGCCGCCGTTCCCTACAAGATCCACACGGTGCTCACCGACAACGGCACGCATTTCACCGAGCCGTCCGGGAACACTTGGACGCCGGAAGAGATCAGAGCGATGCGCGCCGAGAAGGTGCTGTTCCGCTGCCACTCCTTTGAGGGCGCCTGCGCCGACCTCAACATCGAGCACCGTCTCACGAAGCCGCGCCATCCCTGGACGAATGGTCAAGTTGAGCGGATGAACCGCACGATCAAGGACGCCACCGTCAAGCGCTTCTACTACGACAGCCACAGTCAGCTTCGGCAGCACCTCGCCGACTTCGTGGCCGCCTATAACTTCGCCCGCCGCCTCAAGACGCTACGCGGCCTCACGCCCTACGAAGCTATCTGCAAAGCTTGGACGGAGGAGCCCTCTAGGTTCACCCAGAACCCGCACCACCAAATCCCGGGACCAAACATCTAG
- a CDS encoding DUF6894 family protein, producing MSRYFFDLHDEQLTHHDTDGTICADDREVSAMATRVLAEIAAHEPLRAGQKKLFVTVRDEAARVVYTSALNITGSWLRSPIAALPVRLELKTA from the coding sequence ATGTCGCGTTACTTCTTCGACCTGCACGATGAGCAGCTCACCCACCATGACACGGACGGCACCATCTGCGCCGATGACCGCGAGGTGAGCGCGATGGCTACGCGCGTCTTGGCCGAGATCGCGGCTCACGAGCCACTACGGGCCGGCCAGAAGAAGCTCTTCGTCACCGTGCGCGATGAAGCAGCCCGCGTGGTCTACACCTCGGCGCTGAACATCACCGGTAGCTGGCTACGCTCTCCAATCGCGGCCTTGCCCGTGCGGCTCGAACTGAAAACCGCCTGA